Proteins from a genomic interval of Streptomyces sp. Tu6071:
- the ribH gene encoding 6,7-dimethyl-8-ribityllumazine synthase — protein MSGKGAPELNVKNCGDLRVAVIASQWHEQIMKGLTDGALRALAELGISEPTLLRVPGSFELPVAAKAMASRGYDAVVALGVVLRGGTPHFEYVCQGVTQGLTQVAVDTGVPVGFGVLTVDTEEQALDRAGLPGSTEDKGHEAVTAAVATATVLRGVVEPWR, from the coding sequence GTGAGCGGTAAAGGCGCACCCGAGCTGAATGTCAAGAACTGCGGCGACCTCCGCGTCGCCGTCATCGCCTCGCAGTGGCACGAGCAGATCATGAAGGGCCTCACGGACGGGGCCCTGCGCGCGCTCGCCGAGCTCGGCATCAGCGAGCCGACGCTGCTCCGCGTCCCCGGGAGCTTCGAACTCCCCGTCGCCGCCAAGGCGATGGCCTCGCGCGGCTACGACGCCGTCGTGGCTCTCGGCGTCGTCCTGCGCGGCGGCACCCCGCACTTCGAGTACGTGTGCCAGGGCGTCACCCAGGGCCTCACCCAGGTCGCCGTCGACACCGGCGTCCCCGTCGGCTTCGGCGTCCTCACCGTCGACACCGAGGAGCAGGCGCTCGACCGCGCGGGCCTGCCCGGGTCCACCGAGGACAAGGGCCACGAGGCCGTCACCGCCGCCGTCGCCACCGCGACCGTGCTGCGCGGCGTCGTCGAGCCCTGGCGCTGA
- the hisG gene encoding ATP phosphoribosyltransferase has protein sequence MLRIALPNKGSLAGPASAMLHEAGYRQRTEQKELVLVDPANEVEFFYLRPRDIALYVSAGRLDIGITGRDLLLDSGADAEEILPLGFARSTFRFATRPGTAKGPEDFPGLTIATSYEGIVAKHLEEAGIDASVVHLDGAVETAIELGVAQVIADVVETGTSLRNAGLEVIGEPILTSEAVVIRRTGAETDDARVQRFLRRLQGVLVARGYVMMDYDCRVEHLERAVALTPGLESPTVSPLHHEGWVAVRAMVPTKGAQQVMDDLYGLGARAILTTAIHACRL, from the coding sequence ATGCTGCGCATCGCCCTGCCCAACAAGGGTTCCCTCGCCGGACCTGCGTCGGCGATGCTCCATGAGGCCGGCTACCGCCAGCGCACCGAGCAGAAGGAACTCGTCCTGGTCGACCCGGCCAACGAGGTCGAGTTCTTCTACCTGCGCCCCCGCGACATCGCCCTCTACGTGAGTGCGGGCCGTCTCGACATCGGCATCACCGGGCGCGACCTCCTCCTCGACTCGGGCGCCGACGCCGAGGAGATCCTGCCGCTCGGCTTCGCCCGCTCCACCTTCCGCTTCGCGACCCGCCCCGGCACCGCGAAGGGCCCCGAGGACTTCCCCGGGCTCACCATCGCGACCTCGTACGAGGGCATCGTCGCCAAGCACCTCGAAGAGGCCGGGATCGACGCCTCCGTCGTCCACCTCGACGGCGCCGTCGAGACCGCCATCGAGCTCGGTGTCGCCCAGGTCATCGCCGACGTCGTCGAGACGGGCACGTCGCTGCGCAACGCGGGCCTCGAAGTCATCGGCGAACCGATCCTCACCTCCGAGGCCGTCGTCATCCGCCGCACCGGCGCGGAGACCGACGACGCGCGCGTGCAGCGCTTCCTGCGCCGCCTCCAGGGCGTCCTCGTCGCCCGCGGCTACGTGATGATGGACTACGACTGCCGCGTCGAGCACCTGGAGCGGGCGGTGGCGCTCACGCCGGGGCTGGAGTCGCCGACCGTCTCGCCGCTGCACCACGAAGGGTGGGTGGCGGTGCGGGCGATGGTGCCGACGAAGGGGGCGCAGCAGGTCATGGACGACCTGTACGGGCTCGGCGCGCGCGCCATCCTGACGACGGCGATTCACGCCTGCCGGCTCTGA
- a CDS encoding phosphoribosyl-ATP diphosphatase: MSQKTFEELFSELQHKAAHADPATSRTAELVEKGVHAIGKKVVEEAAEVWMAAEHESKDAAAEEISQLLYHVQVMMVARGISLDEVYAHL, translated from the coding sequence ATGTCCCAGAAGACCTTCGAAGAGCTGTTCTCCGAGCTCCAGCACAAGGCCGCGCACGCCGACCCGGCCACCTCCCGCACCGCCGAACTGGTGGAGAAGGGGGTCCATGCCATCGGCAAGAAGGTCGTCGAGGAGGCCGCCGAGGTCTGGATGGCCGCCGAGCACGAGAGCAAGGACGCCGCGGCCGAGGAGATCTCCCAGCTCCTCTACCACGTGCAGGTCATGATGGTCGCGCGCGGCATCTCCCTCGACGAGGTCTACGCGCACCTCTGA
- a CDS encoding PH domain-containing protein has product MSAPAATVPLPATFRPSLTRGILIGCGIGIFVVITAIAFLLGIGGGEAASFVLTAVLLAGVCFLLARPKVVATADGVTVVNLTTRRTLGWAQIVRVTLRGGDPWAFLDLSDGTSLPVLGIQPGLAREKAVSDARALSALVDAHAPVHD; this is encoded by the coding sequence ATGAGCGCCCCCGCCGCCACCGTTCCGCTTCCGGCGACCTTCCGGCCTTCCCTCACCCGCGGAATCCTCATCGGGTGCGGGATCGGGATCTTCGTCGTCATCACGGCGATCGCCTTCCTGCTCGGGATCGGCGGCGGGGAGGCGGCGAGCTTCGTGCTCACCGCCGTGCTGCTCGCCGGGGTGTGCTTCCTCCTCGCGCGCCCCAAGGTCGTCGCCACCGCCGACGGCGTGACCGTCGTGAACCTCACCACGCGCCGTACCCTCGGCTGGGCGCAGATCGTCCGGGTGACGCTGCGCGGCGGAGACCCCTGGGCCTTCCTCGACCTCAGCGACGGCACCAGCCTGCCCGTGCTCGGCATCCAGCCCGGTCTCGCCCGCGAGAAGGCCGTCAGCGACGCCAGGGCCCTCAGCGCGCTCGTCGACGCGCACGCCCCCGTACACGACTGA